The following are encoded in a window of Gordonia sp. KTR9 genomic DNA:
- a CDS encoding DUF7373 family lipoprotein — protein sequence MLVEAAGQTQNGGRQAPAVQAQMIVRDPGPDSFAAATSADRSPAMADPTVWARGWAHYSAAEQEDRADPGFGGTVRGSRSNSLSNTSVCGAGPGEVVGPPRQGLQERNETLMKRWYPLAAAAAVTAGMLAACSTGGEPAPESSTPGSAEPTVDLTALDPGAYPTEPRPPFGVADDSQLVQVESQRMAQFIVVPFEVDPDLTAPDKSNAPITSRRNLVPHINADAATIPANDALLGGFSSLFTTAPTERDNPRGLHNMVLRYETAADARAAAQQLAQVSARQQNSPVTSLPGVEGAWALETTRNDKSYFTTYTPHGVYVIYEFASSLAAHSDQLEPMARKAITLQSALIDQFPRTPTAAENAARGNGEGFQPPKMDENSILIYALPYTDTEMENGITGRPQQSMRAVYGPRGLSHFSSDPAGIFNDLRAAGSTANAIERSIVYRADTEEQAATLAATSEADDQKIDAPPGLPAANCSAQSSADGKYTIYHCKVQVGRYVGEVQSPNKTDVYQQAAAQYLILTKADQNAK from the coding sequence ATGCTGGTCGAAGCGGCAGGGCAAACGCAAAACGGTGGGCGTCAGGCGCCGGCGGTGCAGGCCCAGATGATCGTGCGGGACCCCGGCCCGGACTCATTCGCCGCGGCTACCTCAGCGGACCGTTCGCCCGCGATGGCAGACCCGACTGTGTGGGCGCGAGGGTGGGCGCACTATTCTGCAGCCGAACAAGAGGATCGTGCAGATCCGGGTTTCGGGGGAACCGTTCGGGGTTCGCGCAGCAACTCACTGAGCAACACCAGTGTGTGCGGCGCTGGCCCGGGTGAGGTCGTTGGTCCTCCGCGGCAGGGGCTGCAGGAGAGAAACGAGACCCTGATGAAGCGTTGGTACCCACTCGCGGCCGCAGCCGCGGTCACCGCGGGCATGCTGGCCGCATGCTCCACCGGCGGCGAACCCGCCCCCGAATCCTCGACGCCCGGTAGCGCCGAGCCGACGGTCGATCTGACCGCGCTTGATCCGGGCGCCTACCCCACCGAACCTCGCCCACCGTTCGGTGTTGCCGACGACTCGCAACTGGTGCAGGTCGAAAGCCAGCGGATGGCGCAGTTCATCGTGGTGCCCTTCGAGGTCGACCCGGACCTGACCGCCCCGGACAAATCAAACGCACCGATCACCAGCCGCCGCAACCTGGTGCCACACATCAACGCCGACGCGGCGACGATCCCGGCCAACGACGCACTGCTTGGCGGTTTCTCGTCACTGTTCACCACCGCGCCGACCGAACGGGACAACCCGCGTGGCCTGCACAACATGGTGCTGCGCTACGAAACCGCCGCTGATGCCCGCGCCGCCGCACAGCAACTCGCCCAGGTCAGCGCCCGCCAGCAGAACAGCCCGGTCACCAGCCTGCCGGGGGTGGAGGGCGCCTGGGCCCTCGAGACCACCCGCAACGACAAGAGCTACTTCACGACCTACACCCCGCACGGGGTGTACGTAATCTACGAGTTCGCCTCCTCCCTGGCGGCCCACTCCGACCAGCTCGAGCCGATGGCCCGCAAAGCAATCACGTTACAGTCGGCGTTGATCGACCAATTCCCACGCACCCCCACGGCTGCGGAGAACGCCGCCCGCGGCAACGGCGAAGGTTTTCAGCCGCCGAAGATGGATGAGAACAGCATCCTCATCTACGCCCTGCCCTACACCGACACCGAGATGGAAAACGGCATCACCGGCCGGCCGCAGCAGAGCATGCGCGCGGTGTACGGGCCGCGCGGCTTGTCGCATTTCTCCAGCGACCCGGCCGGCATCTTCAACGACCTTCGTGCGGCCGGATCTACCGCGAACGCGATCGAGCGTTCCATCGTCTACCGCGCCGACACCGAGGAGCAGGCCGCCACGCTGGCCGCTACGAGCGAAGCCGACGATCAGAAGATCGACGCACCGCCCGGGCTGCCGGCCGCCAACTGCTCTGCCCAATCCAGCGCCGACGGCAAGTACACGATCTATCACTGCAAGGTGCAGGTCGGCCGCTACGTCGGAGAAGTGCAGTCGCCCAATAAGACTGACGTCTACCAGCAAGCCGCGGCTCAATATCTGATCCTCACCAAGGCCGACCAGAACGCCAAGTAG
- a CDS encoding DUF7373 family lipoprotein: MTRSYLGRSIAAAAAVTAVLAGCTVDGQPSSATFTDPAVQVDALDTGDYPTRARAPFGRAVTDPERVEATRMAQFVLAPFEVNPDLTHGQWPVGELDDAAGIGRAVVPGAADIPANAEFVTGFVTTADNGDANVGAARHLLRHAVLKYRSPADASAAAEQMSAAVAEIDNKPIVPLDGAPDTRTVIQDFGASTAILAVTAHDSYVFFDRYYGPTTQFRSGESLVRMANAITQQKIFIDEFTPTPDGETPLIDPDAILIYALPFTAAYLRANPDSPDRGAVYGPRGIAHTSTDPVTDFQVLTRIGSDANAVENSAVFRADTAEGARTYLDSFLGSNRTRGWTGADSPPGLPTATCQKHPTSQAHSCALTVGRYGAQVIGNTKTDAHQQASAQYLILTTADQRAH; this comes from the coding sequence ATGACGCGCAGCTACCTCGGTCGCTCCATCGCCGCGGCCGCGGCGGTGACCGCAGTGCTGGCCGGCTGCACTGTCGACGGTCAGCCCAGCTCGGCAACATTCACCGACCCTGCCGTGCAGGTTGATGCCCTCGACACCGGCGACTACCCCACCCGGGCGCGAGCCCCGTTCGGGCGCGCGGTCACCGACCCCGAGCGGGTCGAGGCGACCCGGATGGCGCAGTTCGTGCTGGCGCCGTTCGAGGTCAATCCCGATCTCACACATGGGCAATGGCCTGTCGGCGAGCTCGACGACGCTGCCGGGATCGGTCGCGCGGTCGTCCCGGGCGCGGCCGACATTCCGGCCAACGCGGAGTTCGTCACCGGATTTGTCACCACCGCCGACAACGGGGATGCCAACGTCGGGGCTGCTCGTCACCTGCTGCGGCATGCGGTCCTGAAGTATCGCAGCCCTGCCGACGCCTCGGCCGCCGCTGAGCAAATGAGTGCCGCGGTCGCCGAAATCGACAACAAGCCCATCGTGCCGCTCGACGGGGCGCCGGACACTCGAACTGTCATCCAAGATTTCGGTGCGTCCACAGCGATCCTGGCTGTCACCGCTCACGACTCGTATGTGTTCTTCGATCGGTACTACGGCCCCACGACGCAGTTCCGCAGCGGAGAGTCGTTGGTGCGTATGGCCAACGCGATCACTCAGCAGAAGATTTTCATCGACGAGTTCACGCCCACCCCCGACGGTGAAACTCCGCTGATCGACCCCGACGCCATCCTCATCTACGCGCTGCCGTTCACCGCGGCCTACCTCCGGGCGAACCCCGACTCCCCTGACCGCGGAGCGGTGTACGGGCCCCGCGGCATCGCCCACACCAGCACCGACCCCGTCACCGACTTCCAGGTGCTGACCAGGATTGGCTCGGATGCCAACGCAGTGGAGAACTCGGCGGTCTTCCGCGCGGACACCGCCGAAGGCGCGCGCACCTATCTCGACAGCTTCCTCGGGTCCAACCGCACCCGCGGCTGGACCGGCGCCGACAGCCCACCAGGCTTGCCCACCGCCACCTGCCAAAAGCACCCGACAAGCCAAGCACACAGCTGCGCACTGACGGTCGGGCGATACGGCGCCCAGGTCATCGGCAACACCAAAACCGATGCTCACCAACAAGCCTCGGCCCAATACCTGATCCTGACGACCGCCGACCAACGAGCACACTGA